Proteins encoded in a region of the Klebsiella sp. RIT-PI-d genome:
- the fabR gene encoding HTH-type transcriptional repressor FabR, with protein MMGVRAQQKEKTRRSLVEAAFSQLSAERSFASLSLREVAREAGIAPTSFYRHFRDVDELGLTMVDESGLMLRQLMRQARQRIAKGGSVIRTSVSTFMEFIGNNPNAFRLLLRERSGTSSAFRAAVAREIQHFIAELADYLELESHMPRAFTEAQAEAMVTIVFSAGAEALDVTAEQRRQLEERLVLQLRMISKGAYYWYRREQERPTKQVEEKERS; from the coding sequence GTGATGGGCGTTAGAGCACAACAAAAAGAAAAAACCCGCCGTTCGCTGGTGGAAGCAGCATTTAGCCAACTAAGCGCAGAGCGCAGTTTTGCCAGCTTAAGCCTGCGAGAAGTGGCGCGCGAAGCGGGGATTGCCCCCACATCATTCTATCGTCATTTTCGCGATGTTGATGAGCTTGGCCTGACCATGGTCGATGAGAGCGGTTTAATGTTGCGTCAGCTTATGCGCCAGGCGCGACAGCGTATTGCCAAAGGCGGGAGTGTTATCCGTACGTCTGTCTCAACATTTATGGAGTTCATCGGCAATAATCCGAATGCGTTTCGTCTGCTGCTGCGCGAACGCTCTGGAACATCAAGTGCATTTCGCGCCGCCGTCGCCCGTGAAATCCAGCATTTTATTGCTGAACTTGCTGACTATCTGGAACTGGAAAGTCATATGCCACGGGCGTTTACGGAAGCGCAGGCTGAAGCAATGGTCACGATTGTTTTTAGCGCGGGTGCAGAGGCGCTGGATGTGACCGCAGAACAGCGCAGACAACTAGAGGAGCGGCTGGTATTACAGCTGCGTATGATCTCTAAGGGTGCGTATTACTGGTATCGTCGGGAGCAGGAGAGACCGACAAAACAGGTCGAGGAGAAAGAAAGGTCATGA
- the btuB gene encoding TonB-dependent vitamin B12 receptor BtuB, translating to MIKKASLLTAFSVTAFSGWAQDSKPDTLVVTANRFEQPVNTVLAPVSVVTRQDIDRWQSTSVTDVMRRLPGVDIAQNGGIGQLSSLFIRGTNSSHVLVLVDGIRLNQAGVSGSSDLSQFPISLVQRIEYVRGPRSAMYGSDAIGGVVNIITTREKDGSTLNAGVGSHGYQNYGGSMQQTLADSTRATLAGDYTYTKGFDVVADGNNGGLAQPDGDGFMSKTLYGALEHDFSDQWTGFIRGYGYDNRTAYDGYYSSFSPDVLVDTRQLYSQTWNAGLRFNQDIFHSQLYSGYSHSKDYNYDPHLGRYDSSATLDEIKQYNVQWSNTVDIGRGNIGAGVDWQKQSTEPGTNYVTNGYDLRNTGIYLTGLQQVADFTFEGAARSDDNSQFGQHGTWQGSVAWEFIDGYRAIASYGTAFKAPNLGQLYGFYGSKNLDPEESKQWEGAFEGLTAGVNWRVSGYRNDVDDLIDYNDQLMKYYNVGKARIKGVEATATFDTGPLTHNIGYDYVDARNARTDRPLARRAKQQVKYQLDTQVYDFDWSLTYHYLGTRYDADYSAYPTRTVKMGGVSLWDAAVSYPVTSHLTVRGKIANLFDKDYETVYGYQTAGREYNLSGSYTF from the coding sequence ATGATTAAAAAAGCTTCGCTGCTGACGGCATTTTCCGTCACGGCATTTTCTGGCTGGGCGCAGGATAGCAAGCCGGACACTCTGGTGGTCACAGCAAACCGATTTGAACAGCCGGTCAATACCGTTCTGGCGCCGGTAAGCGTCGTCACGCGTCAGGATATCGATCGCTGGCAGTCCACGTCGGTAACTGACGTTATGCGCCGCTTGCCGGGCGTTGATATTGCGCAAAACGGTGGTATCGGCCAGCTCTCTTCTCTTTTCATTCGCGGGACCAACTCCAGCCATGTGCTGGTGCTGGTTGACGGCATCCGTCTTAATCAGGCGGGCGTTAGCGGCTCGTCCGATCTGAGCCAGTTCCCGATATCGCTGGTGCAGCGCATCGAGTATGTGCGCGGACCGCGTTCGGCCATGTATGGTTCGGATGCCATTGGTGGGGTCGTCAATATCATTACCACGCGCGAAAAAGACGGCAGCACATTAAACGCGGGCGTAGGTTCGCACGGTTATCAGAATTACGGCGGCAGTATGCAGCAAACGCTGGCAGACTCTACGCGTGCGACCCTGGCCGGTGACTATACCTATACCAAAGGTTTTGACGTCGTCGCCGACGGCAATAATGGTGGACTGGCCCAGCCTGACGGCGACGGCTTTATGAGCAAGACGTTGTATGGCGCGCTTGAACATGATTTCTCTGACCAGTGGACCGGTTTTATTCGGGGTTATGGTTACGATAATCGTACGGCCTATGATGGCTACTACAGTTCATTTTCGCCGGATGTGCTGGTCGATACGCGCCAGCTCTATAGCCAGACGTGGAATGCAGGGCTGCGCTTTAACCAGGATATATTCCATTCACAGCTTTATTCGGGCTATAGCCACAGTAAGGATTACAACTACGATCCCCATTTAGGACGCTACGACAGCTCCGCAACGCTGGACGAAATCAAACAGTACAACGTCCAGTGGAGCAACACCGTTGATATTGGTCGCGGTAACATCGGCGCGGGTGTTGACTGGCAGAAGCAAAGCACGGAGCCGGGTACAAACTATGTGACCAATGGCTATGACCTGCGTAACACCGGGATTTATCTGACCGGCTTGCAGCAAGTTGCCGATTTTACCTTTGAGGGTGCTGCCCGCAGTGACGATAACTCGCAGTTTGGTCAGCACGGTACCTGGCAGGGAAGCGTCGCGTGGGAGTTCATCGACGGTTATCGCGCTATTGCTTCTTATGGTACGGCATTCAAAGCGCCGAACCTGGGGCAGCTTTACGGCTTTTACGGCAGCAAGAATCTTGATCCTGAAGAGAGCAAGCAGTGGGAAGGCGCATTTGAAGGTCTGACCGCTGGGGTAAACTGGCGCGTCTCGGGGTATCGCAATGATGTTGATGATCTTATCGACTATAACGATCAGCTGATGAAATATTACAATGTCGGCAAAGCACGTATTAAAGGTGTCGAAGCAACGGCAACGTTTGATACCGGTCCGTTAACGCATAACATCGGTTATGACTATGTGGATGCCCGTAACGCCAGAACCGATCGGCCGCTGGCTCGTCGGGCAAAACAGCAGGTCAAGTATCAGCTCGATACGCAAGTCTATGATTTTGACTGGAGTCTGACCTACCATTATCTCGGGACCCGTTATGATGCTGACTACAGTGCCTATCCGACCCGAACAGTCAAAATGGGCGGCGTAAGTTTGTGGGATGCGGCAGTATCATATCCAGTCACCTCACATCTCACAGTTCGTGGTAAAATAGCTAACCTGTTCGATAAAGATTACGAGACAGTTTATGGCTACCAAACTGCAGGGCGAGAATACAACTTGTCTGGCAGCTACACCTTCTGA
- the oxyR gene encoding DNA-binding transcriptional regulator OxyR encodes MNIRDLEYLVALAEHRHFRRAADSCHVSQPTLSGQIRKLEDELGVMLLERTSRKVLFTQAGLLLVDQARTVLREVKVLKEMASQQGETMSGPLHIGLIPTVGPYLLPHIIPMLHQAFPKLEMYLHEAQTHQLLAQLDSGKLDCAILALVKESESFIEVPLFDEPMMLAIYDDHPWAGRDRVPMGDLAGEKLLMLEDGHCLRDQAMGFCFEAGADEDTHFRATSLETLRNMVAAGSGITLLPALSVPPERKRDGVIYVPCIKPEPRRTVGLVYRPGSPLRGRYEQLAEAIREKMDGHFEQPLKQAI; translated from the coding sequence ATGAATATTCGCGATCTTGAATACCTTGTCGCACTGGCCGAGCACCGCCATTTTCGTCGTGCTGCCGATTCCTGTCACGTGAGCCAGCCCACGTTAAGCGGACAAATTCGCAAGCTTGAAGACGAGCTGGGCGTAATGCTGCTTGAGCGTACCAGCCGTAAAGTCCTGTTTACGCAGGCGGGACTGCTACTGGTGGATCAGGCGCGCACCGTGCTGCGCGAGGTCAAAGTGCTCAAGGAGATGGCGAGTCAGCAGGGCGAAACCATGTCTGGCCCGCTGCATATTGGTCTGATCCCAACAGTCGGACCGTATTTGCTGCCGCATATTATTCCGATGCTACATCAGGCTTTCCCGAAGCTGGAAATGTACCTGCATGAAGCACAGACGCATCAACTGCTGGCACAGCTGGACAGCGGCAAGCTTGATTGTGCCATTCTGGCGCTGGTAAAAGAGAGTGAATCTTTTATTGAAGTGCCGCTATTTGATGAGCCGATGATGCTGGCGATCTACGATGATCATCCGTGGGCAGGGCGCGATCGCGTGCCGATGGGCGATCTGGCGGGCGAAAAACTGCTGATGCTGGAAGATGGACACTGTCTGCGCGATCAGGCGATGGGCTTTTGCTTTGAGGCCGGTGCTGATGAAGATACTCACTTTCGCGCTACCAGTCTTGAGACCCTGCGTAATATGGTCGCGGCAGGCAGCGGGATCACATTGCTACCTGCGCTCTCGGTACCGCCGGAACGCAAGCGCGATGGTGTGATTTATGTGCCGTGTATTAAACCGGAGCCGCGCCGTACTGTCGGACTGGTCTACCGTCCTGGCTCGCCGCTGCGTGGGCGCTATGAACAGCTGGCGGAGGCCATCCGCGAGAAAATGGATGGCCATTTCGAACAGCCGTTAAAACAGGCGATTTAA
- the argH gene encoding argininosuccinate lyase, with amino-acid sequence MALWGGRFTQAADQRFKQFNDSLRFDYRLAEQDIVGSVAWSKALVSVGVLTADEQLALEEALNVLLEDVRLNPAQILDSDAEDIHSWVEGKLIDKVGQLGKKLHTGRSRNDQVATDLKLWCKETVGELLTASRQLQSALVDTAQNNQDAVMPGYTHLQRAQPVTFAHWCLAYVEMLARDESRLQDALKRLDVSPLGCGALAGTAYNIDREQLAGWLGFASATRNSLDSVSDRDHVLELLSDASIGMVHLSRFAEDLIFFNTGEAGFIELSDRVTSGSSLMPQKKNPDALELIRGKCGRVQGALTGMMMTLKGLPLAYNKDMQEDKEGLFDALDTWLDCLHMATLVLDGIQVKRPRCQEAAQQGYANATELADYLVAKGIPFREAHHIVGEAVVEAIAQGKPLEELSLADLQKYSPVISDDVYPILALQSCLDKRSAKGGVSPQQVAQAIADAQARLI; translated from the coding sequence ATGGCACTTTGGGGCGGGCGTTTTACTCAGGCAGCAGATCAACGGTTCAAACAGTTCAACGACTCTTTGCGCTTCGACTACCGTCTGGCCGAGCAGGATATCGTTGGCTCAGTCGCCTGGTCAAAAGCGCTGGTAAGCGTCGGGGTGCTGACCGCTGACGAGCAGTTAGCGCTGGAAGAGGCCCTGAATGTACTGCTGGAGGACGTTCGTCTTAATCCGGCGCAGATCCTCGACAGTGATGCCGAAGATATTCATAGCTGGGTCGAAGGCAAGTTGATCGATAAAGTCGGCCAGTTAGGTAAAAAACTCCATACCGGACGCAGTCGTAACGATCAGGTGGCGACCGATCTGAAACTATGGTGCAAGGAAACCGTGGGTGAACTGCTGACGGCCAGCCGCCAGTTACAGAGCGCCCTGGTCGACACTGCACAGAATAATCAGGACGCCGTAATGCCGGGCTATACGCATCTTCAGCGCGCGCAGCCGGTGACTTTCGCCCACTGGTGTCTGGCCTATGTCGAGATGCTGGCCCGCGATGAAAGCCGTCTTCAGGACGCGCTTAAGCGTCTGGACGTCAGCCCGCTGGGCTGCGGTGCGCTGGCAGGGACGGCATATAATATTGACCGTGAGCAGCTGGCCGGCTGGCTGGGTTTTGCGTCTGCCACCCGTAACAGTCTGGACAGCGTTTCTGACCGCGATCACGTGCTGGAACTGCTGTCTGACGCCTCCATCGGCATGGTGCATCTTTCCCGTTTTGCCGAAGATTTGATTTTCTTCAACACCGGTGAAGCGGGCTTTATTGAGCTGTCTGACCGCGTGACGTCCGGCTCGTCCCTGATGCCGCAGAAGAAAAATCCTGATGCGCTGGAGCTGATTCGCGGTAAATGCGGCCGCGTACAGGGTGCGCTGACCGGTATGATGATGACGCTTAAAGGTCTGCCGCTGGCCTATAACAAAGATATGCAGGAAGACAAAGAAGGGCTGTTCGACGCGCTCGACACCTGGCTCGACTGTTTGCATATGGCTACTTTGGTACTCGACGGCATACAGGTTAAACGTCCACGTTGCCAGGAGGCTGCTCAGCAAGGTTATGCTAACGCGACGGAGCTGGCAGATTACCTGGTGGCTAAAGGCATTCCATTCCGTGAAGCACATCATATTGTGGGCGAAGCGGTGGTGGAGGCGATTGCTCAGGGGAAACCGCTGGAAGAACTGTCGCTGGCGGATCTGCAAAAATACAGCCCGGTGATTAGCGATGACGTCTACCCGATCCTCGCGCTGCAATCGTGTCTGGATAAGCGTTCAGCCAAAGGCGGCGTATCACCGCAGCAGGTCGCGCAGGCGATTGCGGATGCGCAGGCGCGACTGATTTAA
- the argE gene encoding acetylornithine deacetylase, with amino-acid sequence MKKKLPPFIEIYRALIATPSISATEEALDQSNASLINLLAGWFGDLGFNVEVQPVPGTRNKVNMLASIGQGAGGLLLAGHTDTVPFDDGRWTRDPFTLTEHEGKLYGLGTADMKGFFAFILDALRDVDVTQLKKPLYILATADEETSMAGARYFSETTALRPDCAIIGEPTSLQPVRAHKGHISNAIRVLGQSGHSSDPARGVNAIELMHDAIGRILHLRDELKERYHYEAFTVPYPTLNLGHIHGGDAANRICACCELHLDIRPLPGMTLDDLNGLLNEALAPVSERWPGRLNVAELHPPIPGYECPPDHQLVQVVEKLLGAQTEVVNYCTEAPFIQTLCPTLVLGPGSINQAHQPDEYLETRFIKPTRELITQVVHHFCWH; translated from the coding sequence ATGAAAAAGAAATTACCCCCATTTATCGAGATTTACCGCGCCCTGATCGCCACTCCGTCGATCAGCGCGACGGAAGAAGCGCTGGATCAGAGTAATGCGTCTTTAATCAATCTGCTGGCAGGCTGGTTTGGCGATTTGGGATTCAATGTGGAAGTGCAGCCGGTGCCCGGCACACGTAATAAAGTTAACATGCTGGCCAGTATTGGTCAGGGTGCGGGGGGGCTATTGCTCGCCGGACATACTGATACCGTGCCGTTTGATGACGGCCGCTGGACGCGCGATCCGTTCACTCTGACCGAGCATGAGGGCAAGCTGTACGGTCTTGGCACCGCCGATATGAAAGGCTTTTTTGCTTTTATTCTCGATGCCCTGCGCGACGTTGACGTTACGCAGCTGAAAAAACCACTTTATATTCTGGCTACTGCTGACGAAGAGACCAGCATGGCGGGCGCGCGTTACTTTTCAGAAACCACCGCCCTGCGCCCGGACTGCGCAATTATCGGTGAACCGACGTCGTTACAGCCGGTGCGTGCGCACAAAGGGCATATTTCTAATGCGATCCGCGTGCTCGGGCAATCGGGACACTCCAGCGATCCGGCTCGCGGCGTTAATGCCATTGAATTAATGCATGATGCTATCGGGCGCATCCTGCACCTGCGCGATGAACTAAAAGAGCGCTATCACTATGAGGCGTTTACCGTTCCGTATCCAACGCTGAATCTGGGGCATATCCACGGTGGCGACGCGGCAAACCGTATTTGCGCCTGCTGCGAGTTACATCTGGATATTCGTCCGCTGCCGGGCATGACGCTTGACGATTTGAACGGTTTACTGAACGAGGCCCTGGCACCGGTAAGCGAGCGCTGGCCGGGTCGTCTGAATGTAGCCGAGCTGCATCCGCCGATCCCCGGTTATGAATGTCCGCCGGATCACCAATTAGTCCAGGTAGTTGAGAAGCTGCTCGGCGCGCAAACTGAGGTTGTGAACTATTGCACCGAAGCGCCGTTCATTCAGACGCTGTGCCCGACGCTGGTGCTGGGGCCAGGCTCTATCAATCAGGCGCATCAGCCGGATGAGTATCTTGAGACCCGTTTTATCAAGCCGACACGGGAGCTGATTACGCAAGTCGTACACCACTTTTGCTGGCACTAA
- a CDS encoding YijD family membrane protein, producing MKQTIQDRGTLLLALIAGLSINGTFAALFSAIVPFSVFPIISLVLTIYCLHQRYQNRTMPVGLPGLAAGCFILGILLYSTVVRAEYPAIGSNFLPAVLSVILVFWVGFRMRNRKHELSE from the coding sequence ATGAAACAGACTATTCAGGATCGTGGTACGTTGCTGCTGGCGCTGATCGCAGGCTTATCTATCAACGGCACATTTGCCGCGCTGTTCAGCGCCATCGTGCCTTTTTCCGTGTTTCCGATTATTTCGCTGGTGCTGACGATTTACTGTTTACATCAGCGCTACCAGAATCGCACCATGCCCGTAGGGCTTCCCGGCCTGGCAGCAGGCTGTTTTATCCTGGGGATTTTGCTTTACAGCACGGTCGTGCGCGCAGAATATCCGGCGATAGGCTCCAACTTCCTGCCTGCGGTGCTGTCGGTGATTCTGGTGTTCTGGGTCGGTTTTCGGATGCGTAATCGTAAGCACGAGCTGTCAGAGTAA
- the trmA gene encoding tRNA (uridine(54)-C5)-methyltransferase TrmA, with product MTPEHLPTEQYDAQLAEKVVRLQSMMTPFAAPVPEVFRSPVSHYRMRAEFRIWHDGDDLYHIMFDQQTKNRIRVDRFPAASELINQLMSAVLEGVRNNPVLRHKLFQVDYLTTLSNQAVVSLLYHKKLDDEWRQQGEILRDALRAQNLNVHLIGRATKTKIALDQDYIDERLPVGGREMVYRQVENSFTQPNAAMNIQMLEWALDATQNATGDLLELYCGNGNFSLALARNFDRVLATEIAKPSVAAAQYNISANHIDNVQIIRMAAEEFTQAMNGAREFNRLQGIDLKSYQCETIFVDPPRSGLDSETEKMVQAYPRILYISCNPETLCKNLETLGQTHRIERLALFDQFPYTHHMECGVLLTRK from the coding sequence ATGACCCCCGAACATCTCCCGACAGAACAGTACGACGCGCAACTGGCAGAAAAAGTCGTCCGTTTGCAAAGTATGATGACGCCTTTCGCCGCGCCGGTTCCAGAGGTGTTTCGTTCCCCGGTCAGTCACTATCGTATGCGTGCTGAATTCCGTATCTGGCATGATGGCGACGACCTCTATCACATCATGTTCGACCAGCAGACGAAAAATCGCATTCGCGTCGATCGTTTTCCGGCGGCCAGTGAATTAATTAATCAGCTGATGAGCGCGGTACTTGAAGGCGTACGTAATAACCCGGTATTACGCCATAAGCTCTTTCAGGTTGATTACCTGACAACCCTGAGCAATCAGGCCGTTGTTAGCCTGCTGTACCATAAAAAGCTGGATGACGAGTGGCGTCAGCAGGGCGAAATATTGCGTGATGCGCTGCGCGCACAAAATCTCAATGTGCATTTGATTGGCCGGGCGACGAAAACCAAGATTGCTCTGGACCAGGATTATATTGATGAGCGTCTGCCGGTCGGCGGTCGCGAAATGGTTTATCGCCAGGTTGAAAACAGTTTCACCCAGCCAAACGCCGCTATGAATATTCAGATGCTGGAGTGGGCGCTGGATGCGACGCAAAACGCAACCGGCGACTTGCTGGAGCTGTACTGCGGAAACGGCAACTTTTCGCTGGCGCTGGCGCGTAATTTCGATCGCGTATTAGCCACCGAAATTGCCAAGCCGTCCGTGGCGGCAGCACAATACAACATCAGCGCAAATCATATCGATAATGTGCAGATTATTCGCATGGCGGCAGAAGAGTTCACCCAGGCCATGAACGGCGCGCGGGAGTTTAACCGCCTGCAGGGAATCGATCTGAAAAGTTATCAGTGCGAGACGATTTTTGTTGATCCACCGCGTAGCGGGCTGGACAGTGAAACCGAGAAGATGGTGCAGGCCTATCCGCGTATTTTGTACATTTCCTGTAATCCGGAAACGCTGTGCAAAAATCTGGAGACGCTAGGCCAGACGCACCGTATAGAGCGCCTGGCGCTGTTCGATCAGTTCCCGTATACCCATCATATGGAATGCGGCGTACTGCTGACGCGCAAGTAA
- the sthA gene encoding Si-specific NAD(P)(+) transhydrogenase: MPHSWDYDVIVIGSGPGGEGAAMGLVKQGARVAVIERYNNVGGGCTHWGTIPSKALRHAVSRIIEFNQNPLYSDHSRLLRSSFADILNHADNVINQQTRMRQGFYERNHCEILQGDASFVDDHTLALACPDGSVETLTAEKFVIACGSRPYRPDNVDFSHPRVYDSDSILSLHHEPRHVIIYGAGVIGCEYASIFRGMNVKVDLINTRDRLLAFLDQEMSDSLSYHFWNSGVVIRHNEEYEKIEGMDDGVIMHLQSGKKLKADCLLYANGRTGNTDSLALENIGLQADGRGLLKVNSMYQTALPHIYAVGDVIGYPSLASAAYDQGRIAAQAMSKGEATAHLIEDIPTGIYTIPEISSVGKTEQQLTAMKVPYEVGRAQFKHLARAQIVGMNVGTLKILFHRETKEILGIHCFGERAAEIIHIGQAIMEQKGGGNTIEYFVNTTFNYPTMAEAYRVAALNGLNRLF; the protein is encoded by the coding sequence ATGCCACATTCCTGGGATTATGATGTAATTGTCATTGGGTCCGGCCCCGGCGGCGAAGGTGCTGCGATGGGACTGGTTAAGCAAGGAGCGCGCGTCGCCGTCATTGAACGCTATAACAATGTCGGCGGTGGCTGTACCCACTGGGGCACAATTCCTTCAAAAGCCCTTCGCCACGCCGTCAGCCGCATTATCGAATTTAACCAAAACCCTCTTTATAGCGACCATTCCCGCCTTTTACGTTCCTCATTTGCCGATATCCTTAACCATGCCGATAACGTCATTAACCAGCAAACGCGTATGCGTCAGGGATTTTATGAGCGTAATCATTGTGAAATTCTGCAGGGCGATGCCAGCTTTGTTGACGACCACACGCTGGCGCTGGCCTGTCCCGATGGTTCGGTTGAGACCCTGACGGCAGAAAAATTTGTGATTGCCTGCGGTTCGCGGCCTTATCGCCCGGACAACGTCGATTTTTCGCATCCACGCGTTTACGACAGCGACTCTATTCTGAGTCTGCATCATGAGCCACGCCATGTAATTATCTATGGTGCAGGGGTCATTGGCTGTGAATATGCGTCAATTTTCCGGGGAATGAACGTCAAAGTGGATTTGATCAATACCCGCGACCGTCTGCTGGCCTTTCTCGATCAGGAAATGTCGGACTCGCTTTCTTATCACTTCTGGAACAGCGGTGTCGTTATCCGTCATAACGAAGAGTACGAGAAAATCGAAGGTATGGATGACGGCGTCATTATGCACCTTCAGTCCGGCAAAAAGTTGAAGGCAGACTGTCTGCTCTATGCCAATGGACGCACCGGCAATACCGATTCACTGGCGCTGGAGAACATCGGTCTACAGGCCGACGGACGCGGGCTGCTTAAAGTGAACAGTATGTATCAGACCGCGCTGCCTCATATTTATGCCGTTGGCGATGTGATTGGGTATCCGAGTCTGGCCTCTGCGGCTTACGATCAGGGACGCATCGCCGCGCAGGCAATGAGTAAAGGCGAGGCGACTGCGCATCTTATTGAAGATATTCCGACTGGAATCTATACCATCCCGGAAATCAGCTCCGTCGGCAAAACCGAGCAGCAGCTAACGGCAATGAAAGTTCCGTATGAAGTGGGACGGGCGCAGTTTAAGCATCTGGCGCGAGCGCAGATTGTGGGTATGAACGTGGGTACACTGAAGATCCTGTTTCATCGCGAAACCAAAGAGATTCTGGGAATACACTGCTTTGGTGAGCGCGCGGCCGAAATTATTCACATCGGCCAGGCGATTATGGAGCAGAAAGGCGGTGGTAACACGATTGAATACTTTGTTAACACCACCTTCAATTACCCGACGATGGCTGAAGCCTACCGGGTTGCCGCCCTGAACGGCTTAAATCGCCTGTTTTAA
- the argC gene encoding N-acetyl-gamma-glutamyl-phosphate reductase, with translation MLNTLIVGASGYAGAELVTYVNRHPDMTITALTVSAQSNDAGKLISDLHPQLKGVVDLPLQPMSDISEFSAGIDVVFLATAHEVSHDLAPQFLAAGCVVFDLSGAFRVNDLAFYEKYYGFTHQHPDLLEQAVYGLAEWSLDRLKEAQLIAVPGCYPTAAQLSLKPLIDNNLLDLNQWPVINATSGVSGAGRKAAIGNSFCEVSLQPYGIFNHRHHPEISTHLGTDVIFTPHLGSFPRGILETITCRLKPGVTQQQVADAFQQAYADKPLVRLYDKGVPALKNVVGLPFCDIGFAVQGEHLIVVATEDNLLKGAAAQAMQCANIRFGFAETQSLI, from the coding sequence ATGTTAAATACGCTGATTGTGGGTGCCAGTGGTTATGCTGGCGCAGAGCTCGTGACCTATGTAAATCGCCATCCTGATATGACCATAACCGCTTTGACCGTCTCAGCGCAAAGCAATGATGCAGGAAAATTAATCTCTGATTTACATCCGCAGCTGAAAGGCGTTGTTGATCTGCCTTTACAGCCGATGTCCGACATCAGCGAATTTAGCGCAGGCATCGACGTGGTGTTTCTTGCTACGGCGCATGAGGTCAGCCATGACCTGGCCCCACAATTTCTGGCGGCAGGCTGCGTAGTGTTTGATCTCTCTGGCGCATTCCGGGTTAACGATCTGGCGTTCTATGAGAAATACTATGGCTTCACGCATCAGCATCCTGACCTGCTTGAGCAAGCGGTCTACGGCCTGGCGGAATGGAGTTTGGATCGTCTTAAAGAGGCACAGCTGATTGCCGTGCCGGGATGTTATCCGACGGCGGCGCAGCTCTCACTCAAGCCATTAATCGATAATAACCTGTTGGATCTGAATCAGTGGCCGGTCATTAACGCCACCAGCGGCGTCAGTGGCGCGGGACGTAAAGCGGCCATCGGTAATAGCTTTTGTGAAGTTAGCCTGCAACCCTACGGTATTTTTAATCATCGTCATCATCCGGAAATCAGTACCCATCTCGGTACGGACGTGATTTTTACGCCGCATCTGGGCAGTTTTCCGCGCGGCATTCTGGAAACCATTACCTGCCGCCTGAAACCGGGCGTCACGCAACAGCAGGTGGCCGACGCTTTCCAGCAAGCCTATGCCGATAAACCGCTGGTACGTTTATATGATAAAGGCGTCCCCGCATTGAAAAACGTGGTGGGTTTGCCATTCTGTGATATCGGCTTTGCGGTACAGGGCGAGCATCTGATTGTGGTTGCTACAGAAGACAACCTGCTAAAAGGCGCAGCGGCGCAGGCCATGCAATGTGCCAATATTCGTTTCGGTTTTGCTGAAACTCAGTCTCTTATTTAG
- the argB gene encoding acetylglutamate kinase, whose protein sequence is MMNPLIIKLGGVLLDSEEALERLFTALVNYREVHQRPLIIVHGGGCVVDELMKQLNLPVTKKNGLRVTPADQIDIITGALAGTANKTLLAWAKKHHIASVGLFLGDGDSVKVTQLDEALGHVGLAQPGSPKLINTLLDGGFLPVVSSIGVTDEGQLMNVNADQAATALAATLGADLILLSDVSGILDGKGQRIAEMTAAKAEQLIAQGIITDGMIVKVNAALDAARTLGRPVDIASWRHAEQLPALFNGTSIGTRITA, encoded by the coding sequence ATCATGAATCCATTAATTATCAAACTGGGTGGCGTACTGCTTGATAGCGAAGAAGCGCTGGAACGTCTGTTTACCGCGCTGGTTAATTATCGCGAAGTCCATCAGCGTCCACTCATCATCGTTCACGGCGGCGGTTGCGTGGTGGATGAACTGATGAAGCAGCTTAATCTGCCGGTCACCAAGAAAAACGGCTTGCGCGTAACGCCTGCCGATCAAATCGATATTATTACCGGCGCGCTGGCAGGTACGGCAAATAAGACGCTGCTGGCGTGGGCGAAGAAACATCATATTGCCTCTGTCGGTCTGTTTCTTGGCGACGGTGACAGCGTTAAGGTGACACAACTTGATGAAGCGTTAGGGCATGTCGGTCTGGCGCAGCCTGGATCGCCGAAACTCATTAATACCTTACTGGACGGCGGTTTTCTGCCGGTTGTCAGCTCCATCGGCGTGACTGATGAAGGACAGCTGATGAATGTCAACGCTGACCAGGCCGCGACAGCACTGGCCGCCACGCTGGGTGCCGATCTGATCCTGCTCTCTGATGTCAGCGGCATTCTCGACGGCAAGGGGCAACGTATCGCCGAAATGACCGCGGCGAAAGCCGAACAGCTGATTGCGCAGGGTATTATCACCGATGGCATGATTGTGAAAGTGAATGCCGCGCTGGATGCGGCCCGCACGCTGGGTCGTCCGGTTGATATCGCTTCATGGCGGCACGCCGAGCAGCTTCCGGCGCTGTTTAACGGTACGTCGATTGGCACACGTATTACGGCATAA